The Salvelinus alpinus chromosome 21, SLU_Salpinus.1, whole genome shotgun sequence genome has a segment encoding these proteins:
- the LOC139547719 gene encoding myb/SANT-like DNA-binding domain-containing protein 4 isoform X3: MATRAAYFSPSDAQILMEAYEEVKDIIKKKVNTATVIKQREKAWQSIADRLNALNMNGPKRTWQQVKIKYKNILQNAVKKNTHRQGTGGGSPKADLTPAEDMALELNKGRPVLEGIPGGKETSIGSSQDATRFIQVSGSTVFLLEPPAQAPDDADPGEGPSAAATAHDGDDDEEETISLDSRRHEDPDAIQWENQPGNISSQAIRKLYGNHLRRQIELADIDIQYKKKKMENLALESEIKKRTIRKLDLEIKKLERELQEDDTAQNKN, encoded by the exons atggcaactagagccgcgtacttttccccgtcggatgcacaaatcctcatggaggcatacgaggaggtaaaagatataattaagaagaaagtcaacaccgccacagtgataaagcaaagagaaaaagcgtggcaaagtattgcagaccgcctgaatgc attaaacatgaacgggccaaaacggacatggcagcaggtcaaaatcaaatacaagaacattctgcagaatg cagtgaaaaagaatacccacagacaaggcacgggtggtgggtcaccaaaggctgaccttaccccagcagaggacatggccttggagctaaataaaggcaggcccgtcttagaggggatccctggggggaaagagacgagcataggttcctcccaagatgccacccgcttcattcaag tgtctggcagcactgtgttcctgttagagccaccagcacaagcaccagacgatgctgatcca ggtgaaggccccagtgcagcagcaacagcacatgatggagacgatgatgaggaggagaccatctctctggattccagaaggcatgag gacccagatgctatacagtgggaaaaccagcctggcaacata agctcacaagctatcagaaagttgtatggcaaccacctccggcgccaaatagaactggcagacatagacattcagtacaagaagaaaaagatggaaaatcttgcactggagtccgaaataaaaaagaggacaattaggaaactggaccttgaaataaaaaaacttgagagggag ctccaagaagatgacacagctcaaaataaaaattag
- the LOC139547719 gene encoding putative nuclease HARBI1 isoform X1, whose product MKAQNCVFLSALTMACPFVRDVVDEEALVLRRAFRRERVFRDRLDPLAFPDDHLYERYRFSADGIRYLCRLLGPRIKHRTARSHALSVEQMVCVALRFFASGAFLYSVGDAEQLNKATICRTIRSVCLAIKALADVFISFPGHRRLCDIKEEFYRIAGFPNVIGAVDCTHIRIKAPSGAHEADFVNRKSFHSINVQMVCNADCVISNVVAKWPGSVHDSRIFRASEIYQCLSQGEFSGVLLGDRGYGCQPFLLTPFTDPQEAQQAYNHAHARTKARVEMTFGLLKARFHCLHKLRVSPVRACDITVACAVLHNVACLRKERAPRVPPAMDWDNPAIFPDDDSGRLLRDQYVLNYFS is encoded by the exons atgaaggcccaaaattgtgtgttcctttctgctctgacaatggcatgcccattcgtgcgagatgtggtggatgaagaagcacttgtgctgaggagagccttcaggcgagaaagggtcttcagggaccggttggacccactggccttccctgatgaccatctatatgaaagatacaggttttctgcagatggcatcaggtatctatgcagactactgggtcccaggattaagcaccgcactgcacggagccatgcactgagtgtggagcaaatggtttgtgtggccttgcgcttttttgctagtggagccttcctgtactcagtgggggatgcagaacagctgaacaaggccacaatttgccgcacaataaggagtgtgtgtctggctatcaaagcattagcagatgtcttcatctccttccctggccacagaagactctgtgacatcaaagaggagttctataggattgcag gtttccccaatgtcattggtgcagtggactgcacacacataaggataaaagccccctcaggtgcccatgaggccgattttgtgaataggaaatcctttcacagcattaatgttcag atggtctgcaatgctgactgtgtgatcagcaatgttgtggcaaaatggcctggctcagtccatgactccagaatctttcgggcctctgaaatctatcagtgcctatcacaag gtgaattctctggtgtgttgctgggagacagggggtatggctgccagccttttctcctgacacctttcacagacccccaggaagcacagcaggcctacaaccatgcccatgccaggaccaaggccagagttgaaatgacctttggcctcctgaaggcacgctttcactgccttcacaaattaagggtcagccctgttagggcatgtgatattactgtggcttgtgctgtcctccacaatgtggcctgcctgaggaaggagagggcccccagagtgccaccagccatggactgggacaatccggcaatcttccctgatgacgacagtggtcggctgctgagggaccaatatgtgttgaattattttagttag
- the LOC139547719 gene encoding myb/SANT-like DNA-binding domain-containing protein 4 isoform X2, translated as MATRAAYFSPSDAQILMEAYEEVKDIIKKKVNTATVIKQREKAWQSIADRLNALNMNGPKRTWQQVKIKYKNILQNAVKKNTHRQGTGGGSPKADLTPAEDMALELNKGRPVLEGIPGGKETSIGSSQDATRFIQVSGSTVFLLEPPAQAPDDADPGEGPSAAATAHDGDDDEEETISLDSRRHEDPDAIQWENQPGNISSQAIRKLYGNHLRRQIELADIDIQYKKKKMENLALESEIKKRTIRKLDLEIKKLEREVRYAFNVHCMLTVTQMY; from the exons atggcaactagagccgcgtacttttccccgtcggatgcacaaatcctcatggaggcatacgaggaggtaaaagatataattaagaagaaagtcaacaccgccacagtgataaagcaaagagaaaaagcgtggcaaagtattgcagaccgcctgaatgc attaaacatgaacgggccaaaacggacatggcagcaggtcaaaatcaaatacaagaacattctgcagaatg cagtgaaaaagaatacccacagacaaggcacgggtggtgggtcaccaaaggctgaccttaccccagcagaggacatggccttggagctaaataaaggcaggcccgtcttagaggggatccctggggggaaagagacgagcataggttcctcccaagatgccacccgcttcattcaag tgtctggcagcactgtgttcctgttagagccaccagcacaagcaccagacgatgctgatcca ggtgaaggccccagtgcagcagcaacagcacatgatggagacgatgatgaggaggagaccatctctctggattccagaaggcatgag gacccagatgctatacagtgggaaaaccagcctggcaacata agctcacaagctatcagaaagttgtatggcaaccacctccggcgccaaatagaactggcagacatagacattcagtacaagaagaaaaagatggaaaatcttgcactggagtccgaaataaaaaagaggacaattaggaaactggaccttgaaataaaaaaacttgagagggaggtgagatatgccttcaatgtacactgtatgctaactgtaacacaaatgtattaa